A single window of Lutzomyia longipalpis isolate SR_M1_2022 chromosome 1, ASM2433408v1 DNA harbors:
- the LOC129785927 gene encoding ribonuclease kappa has translation MPVCGPKLSLCGLIISVWGIIQLVLMGVFYYIHSVALIEDLLLEEHYPGPVEFYAAADKAYSQNAYNCWIAACIYVLTLVISGQQFYANSRSTAN, from the exons ATGCCAGTTTGCGGACCTAAACTCTCCCTCTGTGGACTCATCATTTCCGTATGGGGAATAATTCAGCTG GTCCTTATGGGAGTATTCTACTACATCCACAGTGTGGCCCTGATTGAAGATCTCCTCCTGGAAGAACATTATCCGGGACCAGTTGAATTCTATGCTGCTGCAGATAAGGCATACAGCCAG AATGCATACAATTGCTGGATTGCAGCCTGCATCTATGTGCTCACCCTTGTCATTTCTGGACAGCAGTTCTACGCCAATAGTCGTTCCACAGCAAATTAA
- the LOC129785887 gene encoding transcription factor Jra has product MKMRDNPNNMESFYEENAQFTTTPVTTAGGTLKRPFTLDLNGSKDQPKRQRFNQSVNTTSVISSPDLQMLKLASPELEKIIMSNNSLQTPTPSLVFPQKVTLEQAMYAKGFEEALISLHNSEKTQNIVATNAPVMTTTTNNNNNISSSNNNTMNSSSLSMSGGTVVTYTNMDDPVLVPIKDEPQTVPNSPTLSPIDMENQEKIKLERKRQRNRVAASKCRKRKLERISKLEDKVKCLKGENSELTGVVYNLKEHVMQLKQQVMEHMNAGCQIQIQQF; this is encoded by the exons ATGAAAATGCGAGACAATCCCAACAACATGGAGTCATTTTATGAGGAAAATGCCCAATTTACCACGACTCCAGTCACAACAGCCGGGGGTACTCTCAAGCGACCTTTTACATTGGATTTAAATGGGAGTAAGGATCAACCAAAGAGGCAACGCTTCAATCAATCCGTAAACACAACGTCTGTGATCAGCAGTCCAGATCTGCAAATGCTCAAGTTGGCCTCACCAGAACTGGAGAAAATCATCATGAGCAATAATTCACTTCAAACACCCACACCCAGTTTGGTATTCCCGCAAAAG GTCACCTTAGAACAGGCCATGTATGCCAAAGGATTCGAGGAAGCGCTTATTTCACTTCATAATAGtgaaaaaacacaaaatattgttGCTACCAATGCACCCGTCATGACAACAAcaaccaacaacaacaacaacatcagTAGCAGTAACAACAACACGATGAATTCCTCATCCCTGTCCATGAGCGGTGGAACTGTCGTTACCTATACCAATATGG ATGATCCTGTACTTGTACCCATCAAAGATGAACCTCAAACTGTTCCAAATTCACCCACCCTTAGTCCCATAGATatggaaaatcaggaaaagaTCAAATTGGAGCGGAAACGGCAACGAAATCGCGTTGCGGCATCCAAATGTCGCAAACGGAAGCTAGAGAGAATATCCAAGTTGGAAGATAAAGTAAAATGTCTCAAGGGGGAGAATTCCGAATTAACGGGGGTTGTCTATAATCTCAAAGAGCATGTAATGCAACTTAAACAGCAAGTAATGGAGCATATGAATGCCGGATGCCAGATtcaaattcagcaattttaa
- the LOC129785831 gene encoding serine/threonine-protein kinase GL21140, translating into MEKVVNNSTVTSSNNTQASLSRSNSRTSSNSELEKELIELEISDEGAGNAKAAAKEILPTKKRISSSRTPTRKAKRVRFYRNGDRFYQGIVIPVSNDRYRSFESLAEDLTRLLEDIVKVPGAVRNIFTLDGKKVVSLDDLEDGKSYVCSCNAENFKKMDYSSQPSIKNNNRLSRVYRPHSPLKNGSNGVSVVKFDERDRVVFPRIVTIIRNGVKPRKIHRLLLNKRNSPTYEHVLTAITQCVNLDTGCVRKVFTLGGSPVLTLADFFSHEDVFFAYGNERVGNDDFDLELEESKAIRQTRKTLRNGVAKGGPKPKMPVKSHNETYVCLEEDYANTKSESLPIEIQNRYTVGPIIGDGNFAVVLKIKEKNTGQEFALKIIDRSKCQGKEHYIDAEIRVMKKLNHPHIMALYMDIDTPKNTYLVLELVEGGDLFDAITQVTRFSEDQSRIMIKHLASAMAYLHSLGIVHRDIKPENLLVKLDGNGMVTELKLGDFGLACEVTEPLLAVCGTPTYVAPEILMETGYGLKIDVWAAGIILYILLCGFPPFVSPDNQQEPLFDAILSGIYDFPEPYWNDIGEGVRDLIANMLQSDPDLRFSSEDILDHYWVLGIDETNR; encoded by the exons ATGGAGAAGGTGGTTAATAATTCGACCGTCACGTCAAGCAATAATACACAGGCGAGCCTGAGTCGCAGCAATAGTCGCACAAGTTCCAATTCCGAACTCGAAAAGGAGCTCATTGAATTAGAGATAAGTGATGAAGGTGCAGGAAATGCAAAGGCAGCAGCAAAGGAGATCTTACCGACAAAGAAGCGCATTTCAAGTAGTCGAACACCCACGAGGAAGGCAAAACGGGTGCGCTTCTACAGGAATGGTGATCGTTTCTATCAAGGAATTGTAATTCCCGTGTCAAATGATCGGTATCGATCATTTGAGAGCTTAGCAGAGGATCTCACGAGGCTACTGGAGGATATTGTCAAAGTACCTGGAGCTGtgaggaatatttttacattgGATGGAAAGAAAGTTGTGAGTCTCGATGATCTCGAAGATGGGAAAAGTTACGTATGTTCGTGCAAtgcagaaaactttaagaaaatggACTATAGTTCGCAACCTAGTATTAAGAACAACAATCGCCTATCGAG GGTTTACAGACCACATTCACCACTAAAAAACGGCTCAAATGGAGTTTCCGTCGTGAAATTCGATGAGCGTGACCGGGTCGTATTTCCTCGAATAGTTACGATAATACGAAATGGTGTAAAACCGCGAAAG ATACATCGTTTGCTCCTAAATAAACGCAACAGTCCAACGTATGAACACGTGTTAACTGCAATCACGCAATGTGTCAACCTTGACACGGGATGTGTAAGGAAAGTGTTCACATTGGGTGGATCACCTGTTCTTACGCTTGCGGACTTCTTTTCGCACGAAGACGTTTTCTTTGCATACGGAAATGAGAGGGTGGGTAATGATGATTTTGATTTGGAACTTGAGGAGAGTAAGGCGATACGGCAAACGCGAAAAACATTGCGGAATGGGGTTGCAAAGGGTGGACCAAAGCCAAAAATGCCCGTAAAGAGTCACAATGAGACGTATGTTTGCCTAGAGGAGGACTATGCAAATACAAAATCCGAAAGTCTCCCAATTGAGATTCAGAATCGATACACTGTGGGACCAATTATTGGCGATGGAAATTTTGCCGTGGTGCTTAAGATTAAGGAGAAGAACACGGGGCAGGAGTTTGCACTGAAAATTATCGATAGATCCAAATGTCAAGGAAAG GAACACTATATTGATGCTGAAATACGGGTGATGAAGAAGCTAAACCATCCACATATAATGGCACTATATATGGACATTGATACACCAAAGAATACATATTTGGTGTTGGAATTAGTTGAAG GTGGTGATTTATTTGATGCAATTACTCAAGTTACCCGATTCTCTGAAGATCAATCGAGAATTATGATAAAGCATCTCGCCTCAGCGATGGCGTACCTCCATTCCCTCGGCATTGTTCATCGTGATATTAAACCAGAAAATTTACTT gtaaaaTTGGATGGAAATGGGATGGTAACGGAGCTGAAATTAGGTGATTTTGGGCTTGCATGTGAAGTAACTGAACCACTACTGGCTGTTTGTGGTACACCCACATACGTAGCCCCAGAAATCCTCATGGAAACAGGATATGGCTTAAAA atTGATGTTTGGGCCGCTGGAATTATTCTCTATATTCTTCTCTGTGGATTCCCACCGTTTGTCTCGCCAGACAATCAGCAAGAGCCCCTCTTTGATGCTATTCTCTCGGGTATCTATGACTTCCCGGAACCCTATTGGAATGACATTGGCGAGGGTGTTCGTGATCTCATTGCAAATATGCTACAATCAGATCCGGATTTGCGTTTTTCCAGTGAAGATATTCTGGATCACTACTGGGTGCTTGGTATTGATGAAACTAATAGATGA
- the LOC129785901 gene encoding deoxynucleotidyltransferase terminal-interacting protein 2: MESLGLSGTYFSDQVAPEKHPKSKSKDELDDFCAFLGFKSEMCSTKNTSDTQSRDLLKIDVEKEMKDALKASASNTKISLNQKKKANKAAREKEKGKEWFNLPATEMTEEVKNDLKILQMRSALDPKHFYKKNDLKVLPRYFQVGKYLDSPLDYHQEKHLKKNKSKTIVEDLLKDAEFQKKIKRKYNEIAAKEKPYFRHRKNHDRKRGKERKKKK; encoded by the exons ATGGAGTCTCTGGGACTATCAG GGACTTACTTCTCTGACCAAGTTGCTCCGGAAAAGCACCCCAAGAGCAAATCCAAGGATGAACTTGATGATTTCTGTGCCTTCCTGGGCTTCAAGAGTGAAATGTGCTCCACAAAGAATACCAGTGACACCCAGAGTCGGGATCTCCTGAAAATTGACgttgaaaaggaaatgaaGGACGCCTTGAAGGCTTCCGCGTCTAACacaaagatttctttgaatCAGAAAAAGAAGGCAAATAAG GCTGCGCGGGAAAAGGAGAAGGGCAAGGAATGGTTCAATCTCCCAGCAACAGAGATGACGGAAGAAGTGAAGAATGACTTGAAGATTCTACAGATGCGTTCGGCTCTCGACCCGAAACATTTCTACAAGAAAAATGACCTCAAAGTCCTTCCCAGGTACTTCCAAGTGGGCAAATATCTTGATTCCCCTCTCGATTATCATCAGGAGAAGCatttgaagaagaataagAGTAAAACAATTGTTGAGGATCTCCTGAAAGATGCagaattccaaaagaaaattaagcgGAAGTACAATGAAATTGCTGCCAAGGAGAAACCATACTTCCGGCATAGGAAAAATCACGATCGAAAGCGTGGAAAGgagaggaaaaagaagaaataa
- the LOC129785884 gene encoding iron-sulfur protein NUBPL translates to MNGIKIFKRLLCSKITSHQKELMARSLPKKKPLPGVKDIVLVASGKGGVGKSTTAVNLAVCLAQSGQRVGLMDADLFGPSIPLMMNLTETPLVDDENRIIPPMNYGVKCLSLGLLTEMKPAIWRGPLVMSATERLLKGTAWAPLDILVVDTPPGTGDIHLSLMQNVPVSGVLLVSTPQLAALRVTQRGAEMFRVLNVPILGLVENMSSVQCPNCSTEINIFGNETDKVAKEMEVDVLERIQIDKEAMCGGESGIPLTIQKPSSRYAETFQRLAKIVQKRINRDEK, encoded by the exons atgaatggaattaaaatatttaag AGATTACTCTGCAGCAAAATCACAAGCCATCAGAAGGAATTAATGGCCAGGAGTTTGCCGAAGAAGAAACCCCTGCCAGGAGTTAAGGATATCGTGTTGGTGGCATCGGGGAAAGGAGGTGTAGGAAAGTCCACGACAGCTGTTAATCTGGCAGTGTGTCTGGCTCAGAGTGGTCAGAGAGTTGGGCTAATGGATGCTGATTTGTTTGGTCCATCAATCCCATTGATGATGAATCTAACAGAGACTCCCCTTGTGGATGATGAGAATAGGATAATCCCACCTATGAATTACGGTGTTAAGTGCCTATCCCTGGGATTGCTGACGGAGATGAAGCCAGCTATATGGAGAGGTCCCCTTGTGATGTCAGCAACAGAGCGACTGCTGAAAGGTACCGCCTGGGCTCCTCTGGACATCTTGGTTGTGGACACTCCGCCAGGAACGGGGGACATACATCTGTCGCTCATGCAAAATGTCCCGGTAAGTGGGGTTCTTCTTGTCAGCACTCCTCAGCTAGCAGCTCTCCGGGTAACACAGCGTGGAGCTGAAATGTTCCGTGTTCTCAATGTCCCAATTCTGGGATTGGTTGAGAACATGAGTTCCGTACAATGCCCAAATTGTAGCACAGAAATCAACATATTCGGCAATGAGACTGACAAAGTAGCAAAAGAAATGGAAGTTGATGTCCTGGAGAGGATTCAAATTGACAAGGAAGCAATGTGCGGGGGTGAATCGGGAATTCCTCTTACAATACAAAAACCATCATCGAGGTACGCAGAAACTTTTCAACGGTTAgcaaaaattgtacaaaaaagaataaatagagatgaaaagtaa